The Alicyclobacillus macrosporangiidus CPP55 genome segment ACACCCAACCGAAGGCGAGGAACACCAGTTGCGCGAAGTACTGCTCGCCGATGATGAAGCCGCGGAACGGGACGAAGGCCCGCCAGCGGCGCATCTTCTGGAACGTGTCATCCGCGCCGGGGGCGGGCTCCGCCTCCACCGGCACGCCGTTCTCGTTCACCTGGCGAACGCGTCCCTTCACGCGGAACATCTCAATCTGGCCGAGATACTCGAGGAGGTACAAGGCGAACAGGGCCACCATGGCCCACGGCCAGATGCGACCGCCCTCCGGATGCACCCGCACGTAACCCCACGCGAGGCTGAAGTACAGGGCGAATTCCTTGACCCGGTCGGCCACCTGGTCGAGCCAGCCCCCGATGGGCGAGTATTGCTGCCGGTAACGGGCGAGCTGTCCGTCGGCGCAGTCGAGCACGTAGGAGACCTGGACCAGGACGAGGCCGGTGACAATCGCCGCGCGATCGCCCCGCGCGTAAAAGAGGCATCCCACCAGCGCCAACAGCAAAGACCCCAACGTCAGCGCGTTGGGCGTCACCCGCGTGTTGCGGATCAGGTACACGAGCCGCAGCGAGAACGGGTAGTACAGGTAGTTGGTCCAGATGTCCACGGGCCGTTTGGCACAGGCGTTGATCTTCCGGAACTCACTCATCCGCGCCGACCGTCCTGAAGGTGCGCAGGACCTCCCGCACCGCGTACTCGTAGTCCTCCGGGAAATCCACCTCGACGCACGGCAGACCGGTGATATCCACCGCGGTCAGGCCGGTCTTGTCCGGCATCACGTCGAGGGCGTGTTCGAAGAACTTCATCTCGTTGCCGGCGACCGCCTCGCGCAGCACGGAGGCGCGGAACCGGTCGGCAAAGGCGCCGCTGAACTTCGCCACGCCGATGAATTCGCCGAAGCATGCGTCCGGGTTGAGGTGTTTGCCGATGGCGGTCACCTGTTCGCCCTCCACCAACACCTTCACCTCTTCCTCGCGGCACTGCTTGCGGTCCACCGCGAGAAAACCGCCCTCCTCGTAAGGGGAAAGCCGGCGCAGGATCTGTTCGTCGAAGACCACGTCCGCGTTCAGATAGTAAAAATCGCCGTCGTACGTCTCGAGGGCGCGCCGCAGGGAAAAGAGCGTGTTCGTGTGCCTGTATGCGTCATTGATCACGTATGTCACCCGCATCGCGGAATGATGCTCGGCCACGTGCGCCTGAATCATCTCCCGCCGGTAGCCGACGACCAGGGTCACGTCGCGTACCCCAATGGCGGCCAGGGATTCCAGCTGCCAGTCGAGAATGGTCTTCGGTCCCATGGGCAACAGGCACTTGGGCCGGTCATCCGTGAGCGGACGGAGTCGTGCCGACTGTCCGGCCGCGAGGATGATGGCCTGGATGGGTGAAGTGGAAGAAGTCATCAAAGGAAACCCCTTTTCAGACTGACATCTTTCTTATTTAAACCAATCCTCGTCCACGGCGTCAAGCAAACGGGGGTTTCGGCGGGCTTCGCAGTTGTTCTCGCAATTGACAGACGCCGGGGCCGGTGGTATATTACCGCTAACAAAAAACCGCATAGGCAGGACTGCTCTTATCCAGAGAGGCGGAGGGACTGGCCCAATGAAGCCCGGCAACCATCGGCGAAGTGCAATGCTCGCCGAAGAGGTGCCAATTCCTGCAGCCCGCGGCGCGGGCTGAGAGATGAGAGGAGTGTGCCTGATCCGCCATCCCATTGGCCGGCTCGCCGCTCCTCTCGGAGCGGTTTTTTCATGGCCGCCGCGGCGTCTGGCTGCGGGCGGCCCGGCCTCGCAGGCCGTTTCAACCTCAAGGGAAAAGGAGTTGGCGAGATGGCGGACAGACCCCTCGGATTCGAGACCATCGCGTTGCACGGAGCGTTCACCGGAGACCCCGCGACCAAGGCGCTCGCGGTGCCCATCTATCAAACCACGTCGTACACCTTTGACGACGCGGACCACGCCGCCGACTTGTTTGGGCTCAAGCGTCCGGGCAACATCTACACCCGCATCATGAACCCCACGCAGGACGTGTTCGAACAGCGCGTCGCCGCATTGGAGGGCGGTGTCGGCGCGCTCGCCCTGGCGTCCGGCCAGGCGGCCATCACCCTGTCCATCCTCAACATCGCTCACGCGGGGGACCACGTGGTCAGCTCGTCCAACCTGTACGGCGGGACGTACAACCTGTTCGCCCACACCTTGAAGAAGGCGGGCATCGAGGTGACGTTTGTCGATCCGGACGACTTTGCCGCCGTCGAGGCGGCCATCCGGCCGAACACAAAAGCCGTGTACACAGAGACCATCGGGAATCCGCGCCTCGACGTGGCCGATCTCGCGTCTTTGGCGGACATCGCGCATCGGCACGGGGTCCCGCTCATTGTGGACAACACGTTTGCCACCCCGTATTTGTGCCGGCCGATTGAGCACGGCGCGGACATCGTGATCCACTCCGCCACCAAGTACATCGGCGGGCACGGTACCTCCATCGGCGGCATCATCGTCGACAGCGGCCGCTTCCCGTGGGACAATGGCCGTTTCCCGGGGCTGGTGGAGCCGGACGAGAGCTACCACGGGGTGTCGTACGTGCGCGACGTCGGCGCTGCTGCCTACATCATCAAGGCGCGTGTACAGCTGTTGCGGGATATCGGGCCCGCCATCTCGCCGTTCAACGCCTTCCTGTTCATCCAGGGCCTCGAGACCCTCGCGCTGCGGGTTCAGCGGCACAGCGAAAACGCCCTGCGCGTGGCCGAGTTCCTGAAGGAGCACCCGCAGGTGGAGTGGGTCCAGTACCCCGGTCTGCCCGACAGCCCCTACTACGAGCGGGCCCGAAAGTACCTGCCGCGCGGCCAGGGCGCCATCCTCACCTTCGGCATCCGCGGCGGGGTGGAGGCAGGGAAGCGGTTGATCGGGAACCTGCGCCTGTTCAAGCACGTCGCCAATGTCGCCGACGCGCGCAGCCTGGTGATCCACCCGGCCAGCACGACACACCAGCAGCTGTCCGAGGAGGCACAGCGTGCAGCCGGCGTGACCCCGAATCTGGTGCGCCTGTCCGTGGGATTGGAGGACGTGCAGGATCTCTTGGACGATCTCGACGCAGGTCTGAAGGCTGCCGCGGCCGGTTCAGATCGCTGATCGGACGGAATCTCGGAGGCGGGGAGGTGCGGTGCATGACGGAAACGCTCAAGGTCCGGCCCACGACCGGATCGGCCGCCCTGCAGTGGGCGGTATCCGGCGGCGGGCATCGGCCGGCCGAAGACGCCGGACAGCACGCCTGTGGGTGGCTCCACCTGGACGACGTCTCCTTCGAGTGCGGGGTGCTGCTGCCGCGCGTGCGGGTGTATTTCGAGACGTGGGGGCGCCTCAACGCGGCGGCAGACAATGCCGTCGTCGTCTGCCACGCCCTGACCGGGGACGCCCACGCCGGCGACGGCGGCGGGCGCCCTGGCTGGTGGTCCGGCCTGATTGGCCCAGGGCGGGCCATCGATACGGATCGGTACTTCGTGATCGCGAGCAACGTCATCGGCGGGTGCGCGGGATCGACCGGGCCGAGCGATCTGGCGGAGGACGGCCGGCCCTATGCCATGCGGTTTCCCGCGGTGACGGTGCGCGATATGGTCGCGGTGCAGATGCGACTGCTCGACGCGCTCG includes the following:
- a CDS encoding CDP-alcohol phosphatidyltransferase family protein codes for the protein MSEFRKINACAKRPVDIWTNYLYYPFSLRLVYLIRNTRVTPNALTLGSLLLALVGCLFYARGDRAAIVTGLVLVQVSYVLDCADGQLARYRQQYSPIGGWLDQVADRVKEFALYFSLAWGYVRVHPEGGRIWPWAMVALFALYLLEYLGQIEMFRVKGRVRQVNENGVPVEAEPAPGADDTFQKMRRWRAFVPFRGFIIGEQYFAQLVFLAFGWVYSFFIFVSVLGLLMAVYRPLVQFIKHRRATVNPPQPS
- a CDS encoding NTP transferase domain-containing protein, yielding MTSSTSPIQAIILAAGQSARLRPLTDDRPKCLLPMGPKTILDWQLESLAAIGVRDVTLVVGYRREMIQAHVAEHHSAMRVTYVINDAYRHTNTLFSLRRALETYDGDFYYLNADVVFDEQILRRLSPYEEGGFLAVDRKQCREEEVKVLVEGEQVTAIGKHLNPDACFGEFIGVAKFSGAFADRFRASVLREAVAGNEMKFFEHALDVMPDKTGLTAVDITGLPCVEVDFPEDYEYAVREVLRTFRTVGADE
- a CDS encoding bifunctional o-acetylhomoserine/o-acetylserine sulfhydrylase, which encodes MADRPLGFETIALHGAFTGDPATKALAVPIYQTTSYTFDDADHAADLFGLKRPGNIYTRIMNPTQDVFEQRVAALEGGVGALALASGQAAITLSILNIAHAGDHVVSSSNLYGGTYNLFAHTLKKAGIEVTFVDPDDFAAVEAAIRPNTKAVYTETIGNPRLDVADLASLADIAHRHGVPLIVDNTFATPYLCRPIEHGADIVIHSATKYIGGHGTSIGGIIVDSGRFPWDNGRFPGLVEPDESYHGVSYVRDVGAAAYIIKARVQLLRDIGPAISPFNAFLFIQGLETLALRVQRHSENALRVAEFLKEHPQVEWVQYPGLPDSPYYERARKYLPRGQGAILTFGIRGGVEAGKRLIGNLRLFKHVANVADARSLVIHPASTTHQQLSEEAQRAAGVTPNLVRLSVGLEDVQDLLDDLDAGLKAAAAGSDR